Genomic window (Chloroflexota bacterium):
GATGTGCTGGACGGGATTGAGGCGCTTGCCTGCGGGGGCGCGGCCGCGCGTCAACTGGGTGAACGGCTGCGTGGGCACCTGCACGAGGGCCGTCTGTGGCTGTATTCCCACTGGTTTTACACGACCAGCCTGTTCTATTTCCAGCTCCCGGATGATCTCCACGCGAGGCTGACCGAGGCGGACCTGGTGATCTTGAAGGGGGATGTGAACTACCGGCGGTTGTTGGGGGATGCTCATTGGCCGCCCACGACGCCCTTCGAGCGGGCTGTGGCGTACTTCCCGACCTCCTTGCTGGCGCTGCGTACCCTCAAGGCGGAGCTGATCGTGGGGCTTGCCCCGGGCGAGGCGGAGCGGTTGAGCCGGGAGGATCCGGCGTGGATGGTCAACGGCCGGCGGGGGGTGATCCAGGCTCGGCTGTAGAAAAGAAAAAGGCGGGCCGGCTACCACCGGCCCGCCGAGGGCGTGCTTGCTAGTCAAGCTTGACGAGCCGTTTGGCACACTCGTCGATGACTTTGCGGTCGGCCGATTCGTCTCCGAGCATGATGGCCCAGCCGCCCTCCTTTATATAGTCACGTCTCTTCCAGGAGCTCGTCTCTTTCAACTCGCTGAGTCGTGCATCCCTGTTTGGATCCTGCTGGAACTGCGCGACGCAGATCGTCGCCAGCCGGTCTACCACGGCCTTTTCCGTCGCCTTCTCCGCGGTGGCCTGCGCTGATCCGCTGGTCACCACCCATCCCGCCGCGAAAATGACGATCAACGACGCGATTACGCCAACGATCGCGCCCCACACGAACGGCTTTATCCATTCTCTTTCCATGCTCAATATCTCCTCTGAGAGCGTGTCTGAGGAATCCTGTTGCTCTTGCCATGGGGAGGCACGGGGAGGCGAAGCCTATCCGGAGGAAGCCTTTCTTCCGCCTTTGACCTGTCGGATCTCGGGTCAGATCCCTGCGGGAAGAGCCGAGAAGGGCAGATGCAGGTTAGGGAAGCTGGGTTTCCAGGGAGGGGAATCCCCTCCACGCCTTCTATGGGGAGTGGATTTTCAGATGCGCTCTACGTTAGAACCTGAAGTGCGAATTCGCTCTAGCGGTGGGGTACTTCACGTGGGCATATCGCTGAGGTATTCGCGGAGTCTTGGATCCCAAACTCTCGCGTATATTACAGGTGGGTTCCCCCCTTCCAGCAAGTGGGCGTAAAGGGATGCCGCCGGGTGTGCACCGTCACCCGCTTGCGGATGCTCGCTTCTCGTCGCTCTTGCTCGAATGCTCTTCGTGTCGTCCGGGATGGGGCGTGACATCGTGCCCCTGCGGCTCGTTTCGGTGCATGTGCTGCTATCACTACCGCTCACACGTTTCTCACAGCTCCTAGTATACACCCAGCGACCTTATTTGTCAAAGTTTGTATATTCTTGCATGATGTAAAGCGTTTTCTGGCCACTTCCCCAACCACCGTACATCCACCAGTGTCCCCGCCAGATGGCGGACCAGGGTTTCGTCAGCGGTTACCAGGAGCAGGGAGAGACGCCGGGCCAGCGCGACGTAAGCGGCATCGTAGGCTGTGATCCCGTGAGTCATCGCCGCTTTCAATGCCTCAGGGGCCAGCTCCCCGGTGGAGACGGCGCGCAGGGGCAAATGGATCAGATCGATGATGTCCTGATGGGCGTCCTCCGCCGGGTAGCCAAAGCGCTGCGAGACCTTTAGGGTTTCCAAAACCCTAAAGGTCTGCTTCCGGCAAATAAGCCACGATCTGCCTCACATCAACGGCTGTCCGGTGATATACTTCGAACTCCTTTCGTCCACCGAACCAGTCCAGGACCTCCTCCCGCAGCAGACGGGTCTGCCTTGTCGAGAGAAGGGTGTGGTAGGAAGAGAACGGCCAATCGCGGAAATCGTCCACGAAGCCGTGTTTCTGTGGGTTCTGGTGGATATAGGCGATCAGTTGCAGGAAGTAGGCGTCGGTGTCCACTTCGATGCGGCCAAATGGGTGCTCGAATAAGCTTCCGGTCCGATCGTAGGTCTTGTTGAAGGCTTTGGCGTAGGCATTGAAGAGGTTGCTGAACTGTTGGCTCGGATCCAAAACTCTAAAGGTCTCCGAGACCTTTAGAGTTTCAAAATCCCTCCGTTGTTCTTCCTCCGTCTTGATGCGCACCAGAAAATGAAAGTGGTTTTTCAGCAGGCAATAAGCGAAGGTGTACGCCACCGGTTCGACGTACTTTGCATAGCGTTGCATAAAGAAGTGATAATTGCGCTTTTCGCGGAAGATGTTCTCCCCGTTGATGCCTCGATTGAAGATGTGGTAGTACGTACCCATTTGCAGCCGT
Coding sequences:
- a CDS encoding type II toxin-antitoxin system VapC family toxin; its protein translation is METLKVSQRFGYPAEDAHQDIIDLIHLPLRAVSTGELAPEALKAAMTHGITAYDAAYVALARRLSLLLVTADETLVRHLAGTLVDVRWLGKWPENALHHARIYKL